One segment of Halomonas sp. TD01 DNA contains the following:
- a CDS encoding DNA polymerase III subunit delta' — translation MAITGVLPWHQSTWQQLIRLTNEGRLPHALLISGAHGVGKQQLAEALIARTLCAQPGELACGHCHSCAMLASGYHPDLMRISPEEGKRQIRIDPIRDVNRFVSQTAQQGGYRVIVISPAEAMNIAAANALLKSLEEPGDKTLFILLSDVPSRTLPTIRSRCQQWPLASVPFNDCRGWLTEKLGSDEAHFWWRVSGGLPLLAVELATPEERALRHQIHDSFEQLVRGAEPVSEAARLDRQAIDAILWYGIAWLEDLIRLGLSGETSVLHNPDLEPLYRQAMKNGRVQDWFRLLDYAREQRRLFAVGANPNPQLVLEAWLVRWSALLRS, via the coding sequence ATGGCAATAACGGGAGTGCTGCCTTGGCACCAGTCTACGTGGCAGCAGTTGATTCGTCTCACCAATGAAGGACGACTGCCGCATGCGCTGTTAATCAGTGGCGCTCACGGGGTTGGCAAGCAGCAGTTGGCGGAAGCGTTAATCGCTCGAACGTTATGCGCACAGCCTGGCGAGCTAGCCTGTGGCCATTGTCATAGCTGTGCCATGCTAGCCTCAGGTTACCACCCTGATTTGATGCGCATTTCTCCGGAAGAGGGGAAGCGCCAGATTCGAATTGACCCCATACGAGATGTAAACCGCTTTGTTTCGCAAACCGCGCAGCAGGGAGGTTATCGTGTGATCGTGATCTCTCCCGCGGAAGCGATGAATATTGCGGCGGCAAACGCATTGCTTAAAAGCCTTGAAGAGCCCGGCGATAAAACGCTATTTATTTTGCTGTCAGACGTCCCTTCGCGAACGCTACCCACGATTCGCTCCCGCTGTCAGCAGTGGCCATTAGCCAGTGTCCCTTTTAATGATTGCCGTGGCTGGTTGACTGAGAAGCTTGGCAGCGACGAAGCACATTTTTGGTGGCGAGTGTCGGGTGGTTTGCCGCTGCTTGCAGTGGAATTAGCAACGCCAGAGGAGCGCGCTCTTCGCCATCAAATTCATGACAGCTTCGAGCAGTTGGTGCGTGGTGCTGAGCCTGTTTCAGAAGCTGCCAGGCTTGATCGTCAGGCCATTGATGCCATCTTGTGGTACGGTATTGCTTGGCTTGAAGACCTGATACGGCTGGGCTTGTCTGGAGAAACCTCGGTGCTGCATAACCCTGATTTAGAGCCGTTATACCGTCAAGCGATGAAAAATGGACGGGTGCAGGACTGGTTCCGGTTACTGGATTATGCCCGAGAGCAGCGCCGTTTATTTGCAGTCGGTGCTAACCCGAACCCTCAGCTAGTACTTGAAGCGTGGCTGGTGCGCTGGTCGGCGCTGTTACGCTCCTAG
- a CDS encoding ATP-dependent helicase — MKLTAEQQAVVHHREGHARVAAVAGAGKTTTMAARVLHLLASGVSPKRMLVLMFNRSARDDFQRRLISMAPKGQSLPDVRTFHSLGHRLTQSLCRWGAIAPRRLLSADWQLERLLRQASLNVLSAAVERRDAAIEGDRLEALAHFCGLVKAEMLSADALYKRLNYEPDTDYFPMAFDEAERLLHAEGVMTYADLLYRPLQVLEADQTLRSRVEGFLDHVIIDEYQDINTAQQRLLAVLAGSSANVMAVGDANQCIYEWRGARPDTMLENFTATFGSATDYPLSITFRHGHALALTANHAIMANQRRPDQLCLADANNPETHISVGQGSRLLLDALVDWQAQGRALSDASLLVRSWALSVPFQLALLQAGIPFRLQREDRFVFRLPLVQALAGYLKLSRQPELLHDPEQLLLLLSQPTPFVARERLQQLAYQLASTQRWPERHEPVLAALKPLQRRTLKKRWSLLCELPKLSDWPPAKLLSHVVETIDAEKTLKRAAARRDKGEEDVRLLDVLIEQADSVKDPDAFIELLERPVENQAGGVLISTVHGAKGLEWPLVAVAGVNEEDFPHYSRDNPLNDERLEEERRLFYVAITRAQEQLLVLHDGGVHRPSRFIAESAWQDSLRMASCLSRQDPPATAVQVASPSLVRRYLERLGRTDIELAAPQINEAAASYQADAHFYPGQRLMHAVFGEGEVASVEGNPSDPVIDVRFAQAGRRRLIARRAPIERIEPPAQPA, encoded by the coding sequence GTGAAATTAACCGCTGAACAGCAAGCTGTTGTCCATCATCGCGAGGGGCATGCCCGCGTAGCTGCTGTCGCGGGGGCAGGTAAAACTACTACGATGGCAGCAAGGGTACTCCACCTGTTGGCGTCTGGCGTGTCGCCGAAGCGTATGCTGGTGCTAATGTTTAACCGCTCCGCCCGGGACGACTTTCAACGCCGCTTGATCAGCATGGCGCCTAAAGGACAGTCGTTGCCCGATGTGCGCACCTTTCACTCCCTTGGCCATCGGTTGACGCAGAGTCTGTGTCGCTGGGGCGCGATTGCGCCAAGGCGTCTACTATCTGCCGATTGGCAGTTAGAGCGTCTTTTACGCCAAGCCAGCCTGAATGTACTTAGCGCTGCGGTCGAGCGTCGTGATGCGGCAATAGAAGGGGATCGGTTAGAAGCGCTTGCTCATTTCTGTGGGCTGGTAAAAGCGGAAATGCTATCGGCTGATGCACTTTACAAACGACTTAATTATGAGCCGGATACTGACTACTTTCCCATGGCGTTTGATGAAGCCGAACGTCTGCTACACGCCGAAGGCGTCATGACCTATGCCGATTTGCTGTATCGACCTCTACAGGTTTTAGAAGCAGATCAGACGTTGCGTAGCCGTGTGGAAGGCTTTCTGGATCATGTCATCATTGATGAATATCAGGATATTAATACTGCTCAGCAACGGTTGCTGGCGGTGCTAGCGGGCTCCAGTGCCAATGTGATGGCGGTCGGTGATGCGAATCAGTGCATCTACGAGTGGCGGGGCGCACGCCCTGACACCATGCTGGAGAACTTTACCGCCACGTTTGGCAGCGCCACAGACTACCCGCTCTCTATAACGTTTCGTCATGGCCACGCGCTGGCGCTAACCGCTAACCACGCCATTATGGCTAATCAGCGCCGACCAGACCAGCTCTGTTTGGCAGATGCTAATAATCCTGAGACTCATATATCTGTCGGCCAGGGCAGCCGACTGCTGCTCGATGCCTTGGTCGATTGGCAAGCGCAGGGGCGAGCACTGAGTGATGCCAGTTTGTTGGTACGTAGCTGGGCGCTTTCGGTGCCGTTTCAGTTGGCACTACTGCAGGCGGGTATCCCGTTTCGTCTTCAGCGAGAAGATCGTTTCGTTTTCCGACTCCCTCTAGTGCAGGCATTGGCTGGCTATTTGAAACTGTCTCGCCAGCCAGAACTACTGCACGACCCAGAGCAACTCTTGCTTTTGCTCTCTCAGCCAACGCCTTTCGTTGCCCGTGAGCGGCTCCAGCAGCTCGCGTATCAGCTGGCCAGCACCCAGCGCTGGCCTGAGCGCCATGAGCCTGTTCTGGCCGCTTTAAAGCCACTGCAGCGCCGCACATTAAAAAAACGCTGGTCACTGCTATGTGAGCTCCCCAAATTGAGTGATTGGCCGCCTGCGAAGCTGCTGAGTCATGTGGTGGAGACGATTGACGCGGAAAAAACCCTAAAGCGAGCAGCTGCAAGACGCGACAAGGGCGAGGAGGACGTTCGTCTATTGGATGTGCTTATTGAGCAGGCCGATAGCGTGAAAGATCCAGATGCGTTTATCGAGCTGCTTGAGCGTCCAGTAGAAAACCAAGCGGGCGGCGTTTTGATTAGTACGGTTCACGGAGCCAAAGGCCTTGAATGGCCGTTGGTCGCCGTTGCTGGCGTAAACGAAGAGGATTTTCCTCACTACAGCCGCGATAACCCGCTTAATGATGAGCGGCTAGAGGAAGAGCGACGACTGTTTTACGTAGCGATTACGCGGGCTCAAGAGCAACTGCTGGTGCTGCATGATGGTGGAGTTCATCGGCCTAGTCGCTTTATTGCGGAAAGCGCCTGGCAGGACAGTCTGCGGATGGCGTCGTGTCTGTCGCGTCAAGATCCCCCTGCAACGGCCGTGCAAGTCGCATCGCCGAGCTTGGTGAGGCGCTATCTTGAGCGATTAGGGCGAACGGATATTGAGCTGGCAGCGCCGCAGATCAATGAGGCAGCGGCAAGTTATCAGGCTGATGCTCACTTTTACCCTGGACAGCGCTTGATGCATGCCGTGTTTGGAGAAGGGGAGGTAGCGTCGGTGGAAGGCAACCCTTCTGACCCGGTCATCGACGTGCGCTTTGCTCAGGCCGGTCGGCGTCGTCTCATTGCCCGGCGTGCGCCGATAGAACGAATAGAGCCACCAGCGCAGCCAGCATAA
- a CDS encoding PilZ domain-containing protein codes for MTVQKALSLTIPDIPTLLSAYMPFLDRGGIFVPTKTPYKLGEQVNLLLTLPGESERLSITGHVVWVSPEGVSGQRMPGIGVHFSQQDYSVRDRIETLLAGQLDKAPPSFTL; via the coding sequence ATGACGGTTCAAAAAGCACTTTCTTTGACAATACCGGATATACCGACGTTGCTTTCCGCGTATATGCCTTTTCTGGATAGAGGCGGCATTTTTGTACCGACTAAAACGCCCTACAAACTTGGAGAGCAGGTCAATCTATTGCTGACATTGCCAGGGGAGAGTGAACGCCTCTCCATTACTGGCCATGTTGTTTGGGTCTCGCCTGAAGGCGTAAGTGGACAGCGAATGCCAGGTATTGGGGTACATTTCAGTCAGCAGGACTACTCCGTACGTGATCGTATTGAAACGTTGTTGGCTGGCCAGTTAGATAAAGCGCCTCCCTCTTTTACACTTTGA
- a CDS encoding electron transfer flavoprotein-ubiquinone oxidoreductase — translation MENVERDVMDFDVVIVGAGPSGLAAACRLMQQANQAEQELTVCVVEKGSEVGAHILSGAVFEPRALAELFPDWEERGAPLNTPAVRDDVYLLKDAQKAQKIPNALVPKSMHNTGGELTRYVISAGNLCRWLAEQAEALGVEIFPGFAAQEVIIEDDAVRGILIGDMGVGADGTPKDGHMPGMELRAKYTLFAEGARGHLGKRLIKEFSLDAGRDPQHYGIGLKELWDVPADKHEPGLVLHGSGWPLEKDTHGGWFLYHAENQQVVVGLIMDLGYKNPWLSPFDEFQRMKHHPVLSQYLEGGKRVAYGARAITKGGFNCLPKMTFPGGLLIGCDAGTLNFAKIKGLHTAMKSGMVAAESVFEAIKGGDEGAQELGSFTEKWEASWAHEELRESASFGPAIHKYGTVGGGAYNFANQLLGNKLPNVHDTTTDYGALKPAAEFEKINYPKPDGKLSFDKSTSVFLSNTNHEEDQPCHLRLADPELPIRDNLPTYAEPAQRYCPAGVYEVVEDDQGKPRFQINFQNCVHCKTCDIKDPAQNITWVAPEGGGGPNYPNM, via the coding sequence GTGGAAAATGTTGAACGCGATGTCATGGACTTCGATGTAGTTATTGTCGGGGCTGGCCCGTCTGGTCTGGCTGCTGCCTGCCGTTTAATGCAACAGGCAAACCAAGCAGAACAAGAGCTGACGGTTTGTGTAGTAGAAAAAGGCTCCGAAGTCGGCGCCCATATTCTTTCCGGTGCTGTCTTTGAGCCCCGCGCACTGGCAGAACTATTTCCTGATTGGGAAGAGCGCGGTGCGCCGCTCAACACACCTGCCGTTCGTGACGATGTTTATCTATTAAAAGATGCCCAAAAAGCGCAAAAAATCCCTAATGCCCTAGTGCCCAAAAGCATGCATAACACTGGCGGCGAACTTACTCGCTATGTGATTAGCGCAGGCAATCTGTGTCGCTGGCTGGCCGAGCAGGCCGAAGCCCTTGGGGTGGAAATATTCCCCGGCTTTGCTGCCCAGGAAGTAATTATCGAAGACGATGCAGTACGCGGCATTCTCATTGGTGACATGGGCGTTGGCGCAGATGGCACACCCAAAGATGGCCATATGCCGGGTATGGAGCTACGTGCTAAGTACACGCTATTTGCCGAAGGTGCCCGCGGCCACTTAGGAAAACGGTTAATCAAAGAGTTTTCGCTAGATGCTGGCCGTGACCCTCAGCATTACGGGATTGGTTTGAAAGAACTATGGGATGTTCCCGCCGACAAACATGAACCAGGGCTTGTGCTTCACGGCTCGGGCTGGCCGCTTGAAAAAGACACTCACGGCGGTTGGTTCCTCTATCACGCGGAAAACCAGCAGGTCGTCGTTGGCCTCATTATGGATCTTGGTTATAAGAACCCCTGGCTGTCACCTTTTGATGAATTCCAGCGCATGAAGCATCACCCGGTGCTTAGCCAGTATTTAGAAGGCGGCAAACGGGTTGCTTATGGTGCGCGCGCCATTACGAAAGGCGGTTTTAATTGCCTACCGAAAATGACTTTCCCGGGTGGTCTATTGATTGGCTGCGATGCGGGCACGCTGAACTTTGCCAAAATCAAAGGCCTGCACACGGCGATGAAATCTGGCATGGTCGCTGCAGAAAGTGTCTTTGAGGCAATTAAGGGTGGTGATGAAGGTGCTCAGGAGCTAGGTAGCTTCACTGAGAAATGGGAAGCCAGCTGGGCCCATGAAGAACTGAGAGAGAGCGCAAGCTTTGGTCCTGCTATCCATAAATATGGTACGGTAGGCGGTGGTGCTTACAACTTCGCCAATCAACTGCTGGGCAATAAGCTACCCAATGTTCACGACACCACCACTGACTACGGCGCGCTGAAGCCTGCTGCTGAGTTCGAGAAAATTAATTATCCGAAGCCCGATGGCAAGCTATCGTTTGATAAGTCGACCTCCGTCTTCTTGTCTAACACCAACCACGAAGAAGACCAGCCCTGTCATCTGCGCCTAGCAGACCCGGAACTGCCAATTCGCGACAACCTGCCAACCTATGCAGAACCGGCGCAACGTTACTGCCCTGCTGGGGTTTATGAAGTCGTTGAGGATGATCAAGGTAAGCCACGCTTTCAGATTAACTTCCAGAACTGCGTGCACTGCAAAACCTGCGATATTAAAGACCCTGCCCAAAATATTACCTGGGTAGCACCAGAAGGTGGCGGCGGACCTAACTATCCCAATATGTAA
- the fabF gene encoding beta-ketoacyl-ACP synthase II encodes MARRRVVVTGLGLVTPVGNSVNESWANIVAGKSGIAPIEHFDTSGFNTRFGGSVKNFDISPYLNPKDARKMDLFIQYGMAAGAQAVQDSGIECTEENAERIGVAIGSGIGGLPMIEHNHNALNKGGARRVSPFFVPGSIINMISGNMAIQHGFKGPNIAITTACTTGTHNIGYSARTIAYGDADVMICGGAEMATTPLGLGGFSAARALSTRNEDPQAASRPWDADRDGFVLSDGAGVLVLEEYEHAKARGANIYAELAGFGMSDDAYHMTAPPEDGRGAALSMSNAIKDASIDPADVHYINAHGTSTAAGDLAESRAIEKVLGSAAQQVAVSSTKSMIGHLLGAAGAVEAVFSILAIRDQVAPPTINLDNPQEGCNLDYVPHTAREMPIDIALSNSFGFGGTNGSLLFKKV; translated from the coding sequence ATGGCGCGAAGAAGGGTAGTGGTAACTGGGTTAGGCCTGGTGACCCCAGTGGGCAACAGTGTTAATGAGTCGTGGGCAAATATTGTCGCCGGCAAAAGTGGCATAGCGCCGATTGAGCACTTTGATACAAGTGGCTTCAACACGCGTTTTGGAGGGTCGGTTAAAAATTTCGATATTAGCCCCTATCTGAATCCTAAAGATGCACGCAAGATGGATCTGTTTATCCAGTACGGCATGGCGGCGGGTGCCCAAGCCGTTCAGGATTCGGGGATTGAGTGTACCGAAGAGAATGCTGAGCGAATTGGTGTGGCTATTGGTTCAGGCATTGGCGGTTTGCCGATGATTGAGCATAACCACAATGCGCTTAACAAGGGAGGCGCACGCCGCGTTTCGCCGTTTTTTGTTCCCGGTTCAATCATTAATATGATTTCCGGCAACATGGCGATTCAGCATGGCTTCAAAGGCCCGAATATTGCGATCACCACCGCGTGTACAACGGGTACCCATAATATTGGCTACAGCGCTCGTACTATTGCTTACGGCGATGCCGATGTGATGATCTGTGGCGGCGCGGAAATGGCTACTACGCCGTTAGGATTGGGCGGATTTTCTGCAGCACGAGCACTCTCAACGCGCAATGAAGATCCTCAGGCGGCGAGTCGCCCATGGGATGCTGATCGTGACGGCTTTGTGCTGTCAGACGGTGCTGGTGTGCTTGTCTTGGAAGAGTACGAGCACGCCAAAGCGCGCGGCGCAAATATCTACGCAGAGCTTGCCGGCTTTGGTATGAGTGATGATGCCTACCATATGACGGCACCGCCGGAAGATGGTCGTGGAGCTGCACTTTCTATGAGCAATGCCATTAAAGATGCGAGTATCGACCCAGCGGATGTGCATTATATTAATGCGCATGGCACGTCTACCGCAGCGGGTGATTTAGCAGAAAGCCGTGCGATTGAAAAAGTGCTAGGTAGCGCAGCTCAGCAGGTTGCCGTGAGCTCTACCAAGTCAATGATTGGCCACCTCTTAGGTGCAGCAGGTGCGGTTGAAGCGGTGTTTAGTATTCTGGCTATTCGAGACCAGGTTGCGCCGCCTACCATTAACCTGGATAACCCGCAGGAAGGTTGTAATCTCGATTACGTGCCGCACACCGCACGGGAGATGCCCATTGATATTGCGCTCTCAAACTCGTTTGGGTTCGGTGGTACCAACGGCTCATTGCTGTTTAAAAAGGTATAG
- the mltG gene encoding endolytic transglycosylase MltG, producing the protein MVKRLLAAVGVVVVVGVAAVVGGYAYWQHRLSAPITLEEPKLYQVPAGAGFNQVVRELESQGFIEDAWAFQLLARVEPERVPRLRVGEYQLTPGMSGLELIALLGSNNVVTYALTIPEGWTFRQMRELLNSAPKLENHTESLSDNEVMALLEREDTFAEGWFFPDTYRYHLGMSDVDILRQALSRMERILEEVWDARDDDLTIDTPYEALIMASLIERETGAPDERREIAGVFKRRMEQGMRLQTDPTVIYGMGERYEGRITRADLREATPYNTYVIDGMPPTPIALPGRASLEAAVNPLPGETLYFVSRGDGTHHFSRTLREHNNAVNRYIRNR; encoded by the coding sequence ATGGTGAAACGGTTATTAGCTGCCGTAGGTGTCGTGGTTGTAGTTGGAGTCGCCGCAGTCGTGGGCGGCTATGCTTACTGGCAACACCGCTTATCGGCACCGATCACACTTGAAGAACCCAAGCTTTATCAGGTTCCTGCTGGTGCTGGTTTCAATCAGGTCGTTCGAGAACTGGAAAGCCAAGGCTTTATTGAAGATGCTTGGGCGTTTCAGCTATTAGCGCGTGTTGAGCCTGAGCGGGTGCCACGCTTACGTGTGGGTGAGTATCAGCTTACTCCAGGCATGAGTGGTCTTGAGTTGATTGCTCTCCTGGGGAGCAATAACGTTGTCACTTATGCGTTAACGATTCCCGAAGGGTGGACGTTTCGCCAAATGCGAGAGCTGCTCAACAGTGCGCCAAAGTTAGAGAACCATACCGAATCGTTAAGTGATAACGAAGTAATGGCACTATTAGAACGTGAAGATACGTTTGCTGAAGGCTGGTTTTTCCCCGATACCTACCGTTACCACCTGGGCATGAGCGATGTTGATATTCTACGTCAGGCGCTTTCCCGTATGGAGCGGATTTTAGAAGAGGTGTGGGATGCGCGTGATGATGATCTGACGATCGATACACCTTACGAAGCGCTCATTATGGCATCGCTCATTGAGCGTGAAACGGGCGCGCCGGATGAGCGTCGAGAAATTGCAGGCGTCTTTAAACGTCGTATGGAGCAGGGAATGCGTTTGCAAACAGATCCCACCGTCATCTATGGCATGGGCGAGCGCTATGAGGGGCGAATCACACGTGCGGATTTACGTGAGGCAACACCCTATAACACTTATGTGATTGACGGCATGCCACCAACGCCGATTGCCTTGCCCGGGCGCGCTTCCCTTGAAGCGGCTGTGAATCCGCTACCCGGAGAAACGCTTTACTTCGTCTCGCGCGGTGACGGTACCCACCATTTTTCACGTACGCTACGTGAGCATAATAACGCGGTTAATCGCTATATTCGCAATCGCTAA
- a CDS encoding DUF1285 domain-containing protein has translation MNIDRLMQQFNGSATIPPVDEWQPALSGDIDIVIQADGTWLHEGKPFERLAIPRLLASLLRRDADGYCLVTPVERWRVTVVDCPFVAVEADFYDDAWWLTTQFDDVVRVDAEHPLSLSKTPEGDLTPECAVRFGLAARLHRNVYYRLVEQATLSEADDGECQCRLYSAGSWYVLGQFNANDVMPGEAT, from the coding sequence ATGAATATTGATCGGCTTATGCAGCAATTTAACGGCTCGGCGACGATTCCCCCCGTTGATGAGTGGCAGCCAGCCCTAAGCGGCGATATCGATATCGTTATTCAGGCTGATGGCACGTGGCTGCATGAAGGAAAGCCGTTTGAGCGCCTTGCCATACCACGGCTGTTAGCGAGCCTATTACGACGCGATGCCGATGGCTATTGTCTGGTAACACCTGTTGAGCGTTGGCGTGTCACCGTGGTTGACTGCCCGTTTGTGGCGGTAGAGGCAGATTTTTACGATGATGCCTGGTGGCTGACGACCCAGTTTGACGACGTTGTCCGTGTAGATGCAGAGCACCCACTCAGCCTCTCCAAAACGCCTGAGGGCGATCTTACGCCTGAGTGTGCCGTTCGCTTTGGGCTAGCGGCTCGCTTGCATCGCAACGTGTATTATCGGTTGGTAGAGCAGGCCACGCTGAGCGAAGCAGACGACGGCGAATGTCAGTGTCGGCTTTATAGCGCTGGGTCTTGGTATGTCTTAGGTCAGTTTAATGCCAACGATGTGATGCCAGGCGAGGCGACGTGA
- the pabC gene encoding aminodeoxychorismate lyase: protein MSMPQVPFDDRGLAYGDGVFETVLLRAGVPVLWDYHYARLLQGCQRLNIPLPSMEQLVATWQSPPIAELEVLKLILTRGSGGRGYATADNSQPRLISRRTPFVVNADHWHEGVNVRICQLRLGHQPLLAGIKHLNRLENVLARQEWNDPSIAEGLLGDTDGWLVEATSMNVFWQQAGALFTPPLSQCGVAGTLRAALLDRGVVQEATIALNAIHEVDRLWVANSVQGVWPVNTLLSKTGAVLKCWSSSGQDRLQVIGHDLLGYSPTSR from the coding sequence ATGTCAATGCCCCAGGTGCCGTTTGACGACCGAGGGCTTGCGTATGGTGACGGAGTATTTGAAACAGTGCTGCTGCGTGCTGGTGTCCCTGTGCTATGGGATTACCACTACGCGCGCTTACTGCAGGGCTGTCAGCGTTTAAATATTCCGTTGCCCTCTATGGAGCAATTAGTCGCTACTTGGCAATCCCCGCCTATCGCTGAGCTTGAAGTACTCAAGCTAATTCTGACGCGTGGAAGTGGTGGGAGAGGGTATGCGACGGCTGACAATTCTCAGCCGCGCTTGATTAGCCGTAGAACGCCTTTTGTGGTGAATGCCGACCATTGGCATGAGGGCGTTAACGTACGGATTTGTCAGTTGCGTTTGGGGCATCAGCCGCTATTGGCAGGCATTAAACACCTTAATCGGTTGGAAAATGTACTAGCACGCCAGGAGTGGAATGACCCATCTATCGCTGAGGGTTTGCTGGGAGATACCGATGGTTGGCTAGTGGAAGCCACTAGCATGAATGTCTTCTGGCAGCAGGCGGGAGCGCTATTCACGCCTCCATTATCGCAATGTGGCGTAGCGGGAACACTGCGTGCTGCATTACTGGATCGTGGAGTGGTGCAGGAAGCCACGATTGCGCTGAACGCTATCCATGAGGTTGATCGTCTCTGGGTGGCTAACTCGGTACAAGGTGTGTGGCCAGTGAACACGCTTTTAAGTAAAACAGGCGCAGTCCTGAAGTGCTGGTCATCCTCAGGCCAAGATAGGCTGCAAGTAATAGGCCATGACTTGCTTGGCTATTCGCCGACATCCCGTTAA
- the tmk gene encoding dTMP kinase, with protein sequence MSKRGRFITLEGGEGVGKSTNVAFVETWLQERGIEVVRTREPGGTPRAEAIRGLLLDPSFDEPLHSDAELLLMFAARAQHLAQKIVPALERGAWVICDRFTDATFAYQGGGRGIESDRIAQLEQFVQKGLSPDLTLLLDMSPDAAKERLEGRLRDQQTQRDRFEQEQLAFFQAVRHAYLERAAAAPQRFALIDAGRALDQVQASLAQTLEERVALWQ encoded by the coding sequence ATGAGCAAGCGCGGACGCTTCATCACCCTTGAGGGTGGTGAGGGAGTCGGAAAATCTACTAACGTGGCGTTTGTAGAGACATGGCTACAAGAGCGCGGGATAGAGGTTGTGCGAACCCGTGAGCCCGGGGGGACGCCGCGCGCTGAAGCGATTCGAGGATTGCTGCTTGATCCCTCTTTCGATGAGCCCTTGCACAGTGATGCCGAATTACTATTAATGTTTGCCGCGCGAGCCCAGCATCTAGCGCAAAAAATAGTCCCAGCCCTTGAGCGCGGTGCCTGGGTGATCTGTGATCGTTTTACCGACGCTACCTTTGCTTATCAGGGCGGCGGCCGAGGTATTGAGTCAGATCGCATTGCTCAACTGGAGCAGTTCGTGCAAAAAGGCCTCTCCCCAGATCTAACCCTGTTGTTAGATATGTCACCCGATGCTGCGAAAGAGCGTCTTGAAGGGCGGTTAAGAGACCAGCAAACGCAGCGTGATCGTTTTGAGCAAGAGCAGCTCGCCTTTTTTCAGGCTGTTCGCCACGCTTACTTAGAGCGTGCTGCTGCGGCGCCTCAGCGTTTCGCGTTAATAGATGCAGGGCGAGCGCTTGATCAAGTACAGGCGTCGCTAGCTCAAACGCTAGAAGAACGAGTGGCTCTATGGCAATAA
- a CDS encoding TatD family hydrolase, whose product MFVDSHCHLDRLSELTHDGDIAATLAAARAANVNQFLAIAVTLEEMPGLAAIAREHHDVVISAGLHPLHQASKEPSVSDIVDAAEQYGAVAIGETGLDYHYQDSVPVAVQHERFKRHLIAANELELPVIIHTREAKEDTLALLREHTNPDIGGVLHCFTEDLDMAREAVRLGFYISLSGIITFRNAASLRELARKLPLDRLLIETDSPYLAPVPYRGKPNEPAWVVEVAECIAKERGISVDEVAMQTTANFYHLFRAAVPDAPDNVKEALAQSGLVV is encoded by the coding sequence ATGTTTGTCGATTCCCACTGCCATTTAGACCGTTTATCTGAACTCACCCATGATGGCGATATTGCCGCAACGCTGGCAGCTGCTCGTGCTGCTAACGTGAACCAGTTCTTAGCTATTGCGGTGACGCTTGAGGAGATGCCGGGGTTAGCTGCAATCGCCCGTGAGCACCACGACGTCGTTATTTCGGCGGGATTGCACCCGCTACATCAGGCCTCAAAAGAGCCAAGCGTTAGCGATATTGTTGATGCTGCTGAGCAGTATGGTGCAGTCGCCATTGGTGAAACAGGGCTGGATTATCACTATCAGGACAGCGTGCCTGTGGCGGTTCAGCACGAGCGTTTTAAGCGCCATTTGATAGCGGCTAACGAGCTAGAGTTGCCGGTTATTATTCATACCCGTGAAGCGAAAGAAGACACGTTAGCGCTGCTGCGCGAGCACACTAATCCAGATATTGGTGGCGTATTACACTGCTTTACTGAAGATTTAGACATGGCGCGTGAGGCTGTGCGGCTTGGGTTCTATATTTCGTTATCGGGTATTATCACCTTCCGCAATGCCGCGTCGCTTAGAGAACTAGCCAGAAAGCTGCCGCTTGACCGACTACTGATTGAAACCGATAGCCCTTATTTAGCGCCTGTACCTTATCGTGGAAAACCCAACGAACCCGCCTGGGTGGTTGAGGTGGCAGAGTGTATCGCTAAAGAGCGGGGTATCAGCGTTGATGAAGTGGCGATGCAAACCACCGCCAACTTTTATCACTTATTCCGCGCTGCTGTGCCCGATGCACCTGATAACGTAAAGGAAGCATTGGCGCAGTCCGGTTTAGTGGTATAA